In Drosophila simulans strain w501 chromosome 3R, Prin_Dsim_3.1, whole genome shotgun sequence, a single window of DNA contains:
- the LOC6727473 gene encoding protein unc-79 homolog isoform X4, translating to MTGSFKVQLINMGTRAAAFQAKLRALHEYHVRLLHNVLPAPSGVDIANNIKYFSQTLLTVLKDVRTSPHELIRDPLEDPTRMSAYPNLEYGNLYNALTMLIDVAPCIQYGQIVFGKALLQCLSCILPFLDKDLIDNLPYLVSSTISVLPPALHQCIINALCYYILPFTITRRSSDEQECQACQSVSSVIMMVLQYSNNPAHHCQLLECLMTLKHNVVKDILCVVAYGTAVSRTSAAKLLFYYWPAFNANLFDRKVLLSKLTNDLVPFTCQREHCPNSGNAEAAKVCYDHSISIAYAPDCPPPLYLCIECANEIHREHGSLEFGDILHPMQQVSMVCENKNCRSNEKSAFSICFSTECASFNGNHPIRYCSQCHSNRHNSRRGGDHVVHRSLQPAWQMDPEMQMHMVESVVSLLREAKPLNFEPGKESSSSESKKNGSGITADNISLEERQRLGRYGIWLLVGRCTPTADTPVEVLGRILSMLFHWFHVTAYSYDAAGQVESTIEKLKVDHVCNWLKDICRIHYNVFISCLLPHPPEYARVGGHWETLASRTSHLKEGLQRLICLVPYEVITSEIWDYVMPHWMEAITNDVAEKELNELKIVLSKILDPEMSPLGFDAKTMYNFVAIRFEKTTAKVQQQALHWLQILTKLEILIPLVQLFAMFGDGVRIMKYGIQHELMREKDAQSQSLAKTPKTPCKESKETKADMANPPRRSSISPVVEDDSGNTSAISDDEAPTNRHTEFSTDAEHNLTCCILMLDILLKQMELQDVEQHMGIHTSVCENVSRLIKCMVTAARVGLSSHVCALKVAECAYCEASIMWHQLATKLVQFMAPLNPVRPPDVPIEDIIEEEKSSRKSPPESDKEKTRDRDVSLSMAPLPIPLGPLGGFAGPVPVAVPQPEPHSVGGVLVHMPHVCSIMTATVETVSEQLDLASILPTDRAIARSITLSDADVGSANVSVTKASVMGENGANGGAACGGGENGSGSEEDEEEEDSDDFWHTSVGKFKFTLDTLPQPLQYIHQLLTEIPTIKKPEILYYVLQCLNTMALHGDALAKAAREQRGFFIWCQENLLIKNLWELCNAEHSHICQVGVPLLLHCITLPLGSDVFWRVVQEAFHDTDWRVRFTAVERVTVITRFMDSTPLRSEVGLQTALATAFCHLIASMDDINVYVAQRATLYIGTIHDTAIRSLLFCLESQFDLFIVDRPVVLQSVYQLHNSLSDRKMLGWEFFLNRFDTLFVEAQINLEKCGDISYLRDLRNSDNGSEALSAKIQKAREALSQSDTSGGMAKTLSASFGTKWPYKRTMSAPASMAPRQDSKFVPEKEKIYSRQVSAPILKRKTSRFGLGQFLGSSSGGASGSSQSVNPAATAASSSRPKPPPCPVHQPAHTAFPYHTHHHHPHAHHPYPHPHPHHHPHHHAGSSAHVATTATTSAGLVSTHSQSHQYLVHCVPPSHHSPMPTLQEAETLLRSQAAADAAAASGSFGGSLGHPGQEAAAVGTGTAGGSAGNPNPHHSFHSHFQKHPSAPNLLPPPPAPSPSPSTLAFPMHCTCDAAPHPHPQVSGAAATGSAANPDGHIHSLGGLNDDNLIGLLSRITELEESDRETIHLLVFMLMQFMSRTDQAYPSEEKPMTKTQNIVLKHLFLLLGHNQIDKTFHTTPESLRVSAVFNAFLANLPQVLDQNHLIGGLILPSVMQIILYAPNPTSTSGESYQNIVFNYSLWHLEQYPRRNWLFTLLVVLYKYSYTQPPLSGYVIAGIRLIMNSLRGHFHQCRRIPTTTILDIQGVGGAARSRDVSQPSLGTDPDDKEASPPASPMFPSEGTSAASKSKGNVAFTPKLQHAFRKYNDSSLDADETESELVAIPESDLSDSTLHGSSAPGSFDDTIHFEDVMPRNRRALEYTEEKSTKSHKSMITTKVGDTYTTKIKATTTSETLVTTHTRHSLQEGVRMIVTPLVGAETTETAIVSPPVDVHRAVTVRNKSLENAAASTSKMFAAIATNHLKALGALQDMPAAVERKAGSSSGSGSRSGNGSGNGSGGSVPAAIQASSSAAASKPIGRHKTIVECSAGNSSSSADDSRQKKSQTKSLRRTDKNYGSPDSPLSKMSVMPNPRDEIDESMQSLPPPKSIAALEIPTPERLLPIGTQDTVATLVERVRDGLNLPDISHLKQDSLDVSESTKDDVTPSSRTNSPRRLIKQVALESPPNPNAQLPSQPSADLHTSILKNVQQDLKQNAPEGNGLTTSNSIKRPRQKLAPFNVDSNAIPDIRSRFAGSWPPPPFQPVDPEPDDDDEIGAEASNGHGTHSTPHAPRGSSRRVGDYTIVERCSDCGAHIEEYTDEEIGIFIVILGTFIHREPAMAAPFLPEILTMTSRICLSSTHAWQGENGPPLASSAQAVACQFFRCVLHQLAPNGIFLQVFQTQMKMKIRHHHFRSIAKALQDFQDLNSTSPIYMVCESLTSKKALPIDQLPVIFRNMAEYLNLQCVPTEAGVGLAVWSQAMQAMESLLRQVIVIMPSLTNAEYMLDIMAATLRLNCVPKTLLDPYSKIMAYCVQHTNLEYQTLYELCTLNIRSFSKDRDKNLLCRQMIFEFVQALKFKSNIPDHNLLTIIGFVLLDAGGTLPPGAAPGLPDAAPMMTTNSADCLRQYINDVIDFLADFHTLSKIKNFKNGQTSSGLGEDTLGGVLKGAVAQYLALEMSRGNSRDNKAVSRYLPWLNNAPSSLQQGPKEFTECVGHMRLLSWLLLGSLTHMALMQRRQETHSIPTPMPQQNSQGTGPAASVHYQHQGVTYSQPVPQEASCHIADHIQVIFAGFAEQSKTSVLHMSSLFHAFTLCQLWTVYLEQMAHNTNSNAEGSTLGVLFEFWAKVTPCILQLVSHAKPTVNKDQPQTPLDFQTQSANSKLSEMVNLHFLSLLEALKDTNSTVLGKLLPMWSPVLSSQTQLSDTLHVRLQNVRDYAPDYEEQQTYKSEALLKWLQRLQFKMGQIELQASTATQFYSI from the exons GCACCTCGGCTGCCAAGCTGCTCTTCTACTACTGGCCAGCCTTCAACGCCAATCTGTTCGATCGCAAAGTCCTACTCTCCAAACTAACCA ATGACCTAGTGCCCTTCACCTGCCAGCGGGAGCACTGTCCCAACTCCGGGAACGCGGAGGCAGCAAAGGTGTGCTACGACCACAGCATCAGCATCGCATACGCCCCCGACTGTCCGCCGCCCCTTTACCTGTGCATCGAGTGCGCCAACGAGATTCATCGTGAGCACGGAAGCCTGGAGTTCGGCGACATCCTGCATCCCATGCAGCAGGTGTCGATGGTGTGCGAAAACAAGAACTGTCGCTCCAACGAGAAGTCGGCCTTCTCCATCTGCTTCTCCACGGAGTGTGCCAGCTTCAATGGTAACCACCCGATCCGCTACTGCAGCCAGTGCCACAGCAATAGGCACAATTCCCGGCGAGGTGGCGATCACGTGGTCCATCGCAGTCTGCAGCCCGCCTGGCAGATGGATCCAGAGATGCAGATGCACATGGTGGAGTCGGTGGTGAGCCTTCTGCGAGAGGCGAAGCCACTAAACTTTGAGCCCGGCAAGGAGTCCTCGTCGTCCGAGTCCAAGAAGAATGGCTCCGGCATCACAGCCGACAATATTTCTCTGGAGGAACGTCAGAGACTGGGACGTTATGGTATCTGGCTACTGGTGGGTCGCTGTACACCCACTGCAGATACTCCCGTGGAAGTTCTGGGCAGGATTCTGAGCATGCTCTTCCACTGGTTTCATGTAACCGCTTACTCATACGATG CTGCCGGACAAGTGGAAAGTACCATTGAGAAGCTCAAAGTGGATCACGTTTGCAACTGGCTGAAGGACATCTGCCGCATCCACTACAACGTCTTCATCTCCTGCCTGCTGCCACATCCCCCGGAGTATGCCCGTGTTGGAGGCCACTGGGAGACCTTGGCGTCGCGAACAAGCCACTTAAAGGAGGGTCTGCAGCGGCTTATATGCCTGGTGCCGTACGAGGTTATCACCTCCGAGATTTGGGACTATGTGATGCCGCACTGGATGGAGGCCATCACCAACGACGTGGCCGAGAAGGAACTGAACGAGCTGAAGATTGTGCTCAGCAAGATCCTCGATCCGGAGATGTCGCCTCTGGGCTTTGATGCCAAAACCATGTACAATTTCGTGGCCATTCGTTTTGAGAAGACAACGGCAAaggtgcagcagcaggcacTCCACTGGCTGCAAATCCTCACCAAGCTAGAGATCCTTATCCCACTAGTCCAGTTGTTCGCCATGTTCGGCGATGGTGTTCGCATAATGAAATACGGCATCCAGCACGAGCTGATGCGCGAGAAGGATGCCCAATCACAGTCCTTGGCCAAGACTCCCAAGACCCCGTGTAAAGAGAGCAAGGAGACCAAGGCGGATATGGCCAATCCGCCCAGGCGTAGCTCTATTT CTCCTGTTGTCGAGGATGACTCTGGTAATACTTCTGCCATTTCGGATGACGAGGCGCCCACGAATCGTCACACGGAATTCTCCACGGATGCTGAGCACAACCTCACCTGTTGCATCCTCATGCTGGACATCCTGCTAAAGCAAATGGAACTACAGGATGTGGAGCAGCACATGGGCATCCATACGAGTGTCTGCGAGAACGTCTCCAGGCTGATCAAGTGCATGGTCACTGCAGCTCGAGTGGGTCTCAGTAGTCATGTCTGCGCCTTAAAG GTGGCAGAGTGTGCTTACTGCGAGGCTTCCATCATGTGGCATCAGCTAGCTACCAAGTTGGTCCAGTTCATGGCCCCATTGAATCCAGTCCGGCCACCAGAT GTTCCCATCGAGGACATCATTGAGGAGGAGAAGTCCTCGCGCAAATCTCCACCCGAATCCGACAAGGAAAAGACTCGTGATCGAGATGTTTCCCTCTCGATGGCTCCACTACCCATTCCCTTGGGTCCTTTAGGAGGATTTGCAG GTCCTGTGCCGGTGGCCGTGCCCCAACCAGAACCGCACTCCGTTGGCGGAGTGCTCGTCCACATGCCCCACGTCTGTTCC ATCATGACGGCCACGGTAGAAACAGTTTCAGAGCAACTCGACCTAGCCTCCATCCTGCCCACAGACCGGGCCATAGCCCGCTCTATAACCCTTTCCGACGCGGACGTGGGCAGCGCCAATGTCAGCGTGACCAAGGCCTCGGTCATGGGTGAGAACGGTGCCAATGGCGGAGCGGCCTGTGGCGGCGGTGAGAACGGAAGCGGATccgaggaggacgaggaggaggaggacagCGACGACTTCTGGCACACCTCCGTGGGCAAGTTCAAGTTCACCCTGGACACGCTGCCCCAGCCACTGCAGTACATCCATCAACTGCTCACG GAAATACCTACCATCAAGAAGCCGGAGATCCTGTACTACGTTCTTCAGTGCCTGAACACGATGGCTTTGCATGGCGATGCTTTGGCCAAGGCAGCGAGGGAGCAGAGAGGCTTCTTCATATGGTGCCAGGAGAACCTTCTGATCAAGAA CCTTTGGGAGCTCTGCAACGCGGAGCACTCTCACATATGCCAGGTGGGcgtgccgctgctgctgcactgcatcaCGCTGCCACTCGGATCGGACGTGTTCTGGCGCGTGGTGCAGGAGGCTTTCCACGACACGGACTGGCGTGTCCGCTTCACGGCAGTGGAGCGAGTTACCGTGATTACCCGCTTCATGGACTCCACTCCCCTGCGCTCCGAGGTGGGTCTTCAGACGGCCCTGGCCACCGCCTTTTGCCACCTGATCGCCAGCATGGACGACATCAATGTGTACGTGGCGCAGCGGGCGACTCTCTACATTGGGACAATCCATGACACGGCAATTCGGTCGCTGCTCTTCTGCCTTGAGTCCCAGTTCGATCTCTTCATCGTGGATCGACCAGTGGTGCTGCAGTCGGTCTACCAGTTGCACAACTCCCTATCCGACCGCAAAATGCTCGGCTGGGAGTTCTTCCTGAATCGATTTGACACGCTCTTCGTGGAGGCGCAGATCAATCTGGAGAAGTGCGGCGACATCTCGTACCTGCGGGATCTGCGGAACTCGGACAACGGCAGCGAGGCGCTCTCGGCCAAGATTCAGAAGGCGCGGGAGGCACTCAGCCAGTCGGACACCAGTGGAGGCATGGCCAAGACGCTAAGCGCATCTTTCGGCACCAAGTGGCCCTATAAGCGAACCATGTCCGCTCCGGCTAGCATGGCTCCAAGACAGGACAGCAAGTTCG TTCCCGAAAAGGAGAAGATCTACAGCCGCCAGGTCTCAGCGCCTATACTGAAGCGGAAGACCTCGCGCTTCGGACTGGGTCAGTTCCTGGGCAGTAGTAGTGGGGGGGCTTCTGGCAGCAGCCAGTCCGTGAACCCGGCCGCAACGGCAGCGAGCTCCTCGCGACCCAAGCCGCCGCCTTGTCCCGTCCACCAGCCAGCGCACACGGCCTTTCCCTATcacacccaccaccaccatccaCATGCCCACCATCCGTACCCTCACCCCCATCCACACCATCATCCGCATCATCATGCCGGTAGTAGTGCACACGtagccaccaccgccaccacttCGGCCGGTCTAGTCTCGACGCACAGCCAGAGCCACCAGTACCTGGTGCACTGTGTGCCCCCCAGTCACCACAGTCCGATGCCCACGCTGCAGGAGGCGGAAACCCTGCTCCGGTCCCAGGCGGCCGCCGATGCCGCCGCAGCGAGTGGATCATTCGGTGGATCCCTTGGTCATCCGGGCCAGGAAGCAGCGGCGGTAGGAACGGGCACAGCCGGAGGCAGTGCGGGAAACCCGAATCCCCATCACTCCTTTCACTCCCACTTCCAAAAGCATCCGTCGGCACCCAACCTGCTGCCCCCGCCGCCGGCCCCCAGTCCCAGCCCCTCGACTCTGGCCTTCCCCATGCACTGCACCTGTGATGCCGCaccacatccgcatcctcaGGTCTCGGGTGCGGCGGCCACCGGCAGCGCGGCGAACCCAG ATGGTCATATCCACTCATTGGGCGGTCTTAACGATGACAACCTCATTGGGCTACTTTCGAGAATCACGGAACTGGAGGAGTCAGATCGGGAAACCATTCACCTGCTGGTCTTCATGCTGATGCAGTTTATGTCCCGCACGGATCAGGCATATCCATCCGAGGAGAAACCGATGACCAAGACCCAGAATATTGTCCTCAAGCACCTGTTCCTACTTCTCGGTCATAACCAAATCGACAAGACCTTCCATACCACTCCGGAATCTCTAAG GGTTTCGGCGGTCTTCAATGCATTCCTGGCCAATCTTCCGCAGGTTTTGGACCAGAATCATCTGATTGGGGGTCTCATCTTGCCCTCCGTCATGCAAATCATTCTCTATGCGCCAAATCCGACGAGCACCTCGGGTGAATCCTACCAGAACATAGTCTTCAACTATTCCCTGTGGCACCTGGAGCAGTATCCGCGACGCAACTGGCTATTCACCTTGCTGGTGGTGCTCTACAAATATTCGTACACTCAGCCTCCTCTCAGTGGATATGTCATCGCTGGGATCCGCTTGATCATGAACAGCTTGCGTGGTCACTTTCACCAGTGCCGGCGCATTCCGACCACCACCATTCTGGACATCCAGGGCGTAGGCGGCGCTGCTCGATCCCGTGATGTCAGCCAGCCGTCACTTGGCACGGATCCGGACGACAAGGAGGCCAGTCCGCCGGCCAGTCCCATGTTTCCCTCGGAGGGAACTAGTGCCGCCTCCAAAAGCAAGGGCAATGTGGCCTTCACACCGAAATTGCAGCATGCGTTCCGGAAGTACAACGACTCCAGCCTAGATGCAGATGAAACGGAATCGGAACTGGTGGCCATTCCAGAAAGCGATCTTTCGGATAGCACTTTACACGGCAGCAGTGCACCg GGATCCTTTGATGATACCATACACTTCGAGGACGTCATGCCACGAAATCGTCGAGCTCTGGAATACACCGAAGAG AAATCCACAAAGTCCCACAAGTCAATGATCACCACCAAGGTTGGCGATACGTACACAACCAAAATCAAGGCCACCACTACCAGTGAGACTTTGGTGACCACCCACACCAGGCACAGTTTGCAGGAGGGTGTTCGCATGATCGTCACGCCATTGGTGGGCGCGGAAACCACAGAGACGGCGATTGTTAGTCCACCAGTGGATGTTCATCGTGCTGTGACCGTGCGTAACAAGTCCCTGGAGAATGCAGCCGCCTCCACATCGAAGATGTTCGCGGCCATAGCCACGAATCACCTGAAGGCACTGGGCGCATTGCAGGACATGCCTGCGGCAGTGGAAAGAAAAGCCGGATCCAGCAGCGGTAGTGGTAGTCGATCGGGcaacggaagcggaaatggCAGTGGAGGAAGTGTTCCAGCTGCTATCCAGGCATCATCTTCGGCAGCTGCCAGCAAGCCCATTGGACGACATAAGACGATTGTGGAGTGCAGTGCCGGAAACTCGAGCTCCTCGGCGGATGATTCGCGACAAAAGAAATCGCAAACCAAATCCCTGAGACGCACTGATAAGAACTACGGCTCGCCGGACTCACCGCTGTCCAAGATGAGCGTGATGCCGAATCCAAGGGATGAAATTGATGAGAGCATGCAGAGCTTGCCGCCACCCAAGAGCATTGCTGCCCTGGAGATTCCCACTCCGGAGCGTCTGCTGCCCATCGGAACCCAGGACACGGTGGCCACCCTAGTGGAGCGGGTGAGAGATGGCCTCAACCTGCCGGACATCAGTCATCTCAAGCAGGATAGCCTTGATGTGTCGGAGAGCACCAAGGATGATGTTACCCCGAGCAGTAGGACGAACTCTCCCCGACGGCTTATTAAGCAAGTGGCTCTGGAATCTCCGCCGAATCCAAATGCTCAGCTTCCGTCGCAACCCTCTGCAGATTTGCACACCTCTATTCTCAAGAATGTGCAGCAGGATCTGAAACAGAATGCCCCTGAAGGCAATGGACTCACCACCAGCAATAGTATTAAGCGTCCTCGACAAAAACTGGCTCCCTTCAATGTGGACAGCAATGCTATTCCGGATATTCGATCTCGATTTGCTGGCTCCTGGCCACCGCCTCCATTTCAGCCCGTGGATCCCGAAcccgatgatgacgatgagaTCGGTGCAGAGGCCTCCAATGGGCACGGAACCCACTCAACGCCTCATGCTCCTCGTGGG AGCTCTCGTCGAGTTGGAGACTACACCATCGTGGAGCGCTGCTCGGACTGCGGTGCCCACATTGAGGAGTACACAGATGAGGAGATTGGCATCTTCATAGTAATCCTGGGAACCTTTATTCATCGAGAACCTGCCATGGCAGCACCATTCCTGCCTGAGATTCTCACCATGACATCACG GATCTGCTTAAGTAGCACCCATGCCTGGCAAGGCGAGAATGGTCCTCCTTTGGCCAGCAGTGCCCAGGCGGTGGCCTGTCAGTTCTTCCGCTGCGTGCTTCACCAGTTGGCACCCAATGGAATCTTCTTGCAGGTGTTCCAAACTCAAATGAAAA TGAAAATCCGTCACCACCACTTCCGCAGCATTGCCAAAGCGCTGCAGGATTTCCAGGACTTGAACTCCACCAGTCCCATCTACATGGTCTGCGAGTCACTGACCTCCAAGAAGGCATTACCCATTGACCAGCTACCGGTGATTTTCCGCAACATGGCCGAGTACTTGAATCTCCAGTGCGTTCCCACGGAAGCGGGTGTGGGCCTAGCCGTTTGGTCACAAGCCATGCAGGCCATGGAGTCGCTGCTTCGCCAAGTAATCGTCATCATGCCCAGTCTCACCAATGCGGAGTACATGCTGGACATCATGGCGGCCACCTTGAGGCTCAACTGTGTGCCAAAGACGCTGCTGGATCCGTACTCCAAGATCATGGCCTATTGCGTCCAGCATACCAATCTGGAATACCAAACGCTATACGAGCTGTGCACTCTGAACATTAGATCATTTAGCAAGGATCGGGATAAGAACTTACTGTGTCGTCAAATGATCTTCGAGTTCGTCCAGGCTCTGAAGTTTAAGTCGAATATTCCGGATCACAATCTACTGACCATTATTGGTTTTGTCCTCCTTGATGCTGGCGGAACTCTGCCTCCAGGTGCTGCTCCTGGCTTGCCTGACGCGGCACCCATGATGACCACCAATTCTGCGGATTGTTTGAGGCAGTACATCAACGATGTCATCGATTTCCTGGCCGATTTCCACACGCTGAGCAAGATTAAG aACTTTAAGAACGGCCAGACGAGCAGTGGACTGGGTGAAGACACTTTGGGCGGAGTCCTCAAGGGAGCGGTGGCCCAATACTTGGCTCTGGAAATGTCGCGTGGTAACTCAAGGGACAACAAAGCAGTTTCTCGCTATCTTCCCTGGCTAAACAATGCTCCATCGTCTCTTCAGCAAGG ACCCAAGGAGTTCACAGAGTGCGTGGGTCACATGCGCCTGCTGTCCTGGTTGCTACTGGGCTCCCTCACTCACATGGCTCTGATGCAGCGGCGCCAGGAGACGCATAGCATACCTACGCCCATGCCGCAGCAGAATAGTCAGGGCACCGGTCCTGCAGCCAGCGTACATTATCAGCATCAAGGAGTGACCTATTCGCAACCGGTGCCGCAGGAAGCTTCCTGCCACATCGCCGATCACATTCAGGTGATCTTTGCCGGATTTGCGGAACAGTCCAAGACTTCCGTGCTGCACATGTCCTCGCTATTCCATGCCTTCACGCTCTGTCAACTATGGACGGTATATTTGGAGCAGATGGCCCACAATACCAACAGCAATGCGGAGGGCAGCACGTTGGGCGTTCTTTTTGAGTTCTGGGCAAAGGTGACGCCCTGCATCTTGCAATTGGTGTCCCACGCCAAGCCGACAGTCAATAAGGATCAGCCGCAGACCCCCCTGGACTTCCAAACACAGAGTGCTAACTCCAAGCTGTCCGAGATGGTCAACCTGCACTTCCTTAGTCTGTTGGAGGCGTTGAAGGACACCAATTCCACAGTGCTGGGCAAACTGCTGCCCATGTGGAGCCCCGTTCTCTCCTCGCAGACGCAACTCTCGGACACTTTGCACGTCCGGTTGCAGAACGTCAGGGACTATGCACCGGACTACGAGGAGCAGCAAACGTACAAGTCGGAGGCTCTGCTTAAATGGCTGCAGCGTTTGCAGTTCAAGATGGGCCAGATCGAGTTGCAAGCCTCCACAGCCACGCAGTTCTATTCAATCTAA